A window from Synechococcus sp. RSCCF101 encodes these proteins:
- a CDS encoding YlqD family protein, with translation MAESPVLNIKRSITVRAVVTPRWKEDAERELSNALSNSDQQLSQLEQEGQRLVDEIRRQSANPLDPRVQEQVGSVQQQVAAKRAELEQQKRSVLEQQQQVRGLEMEAIVEQGQLESFCDIRVGDNLVQKMQMAILVRDGVVEAIESA, from the coding sequence ATGGCAGAGAGCCCCGTCCTGAACATCAAACGCTCGATCACCGTCCGGGCGGTGGTCACGCCCCGCTGGAAGGAGGATGCCGAGCGGGAGCTCAGCAATGCGCTCTCCAACTCCGATCAGCAGCTGAGCCAGCTGGAGCAGGAAGGGCAGCGTCTGGTGGATGAGATCCGGCGTCAGAGCGCCAATCCGCTCGATCCCCGCGTGCAGGAGCAGGTGGGCAGCGTGCAGCAGCAGGTGGCGGCCAAGCGGGCGGAGCTGGAGCAGCAGAAGCGCAGCGTGCTCGAGCAGCAGCAGCAGGTGCGCGGCCTGGAGATGGAGGCGATCGTGGAGCAGGGTCAGCTCGAGAGCTTCTGCGACATCCGCGTCGGCGACAACCTCGTGCAGAAGATGCAGATGGCGATCCTGGTGCGCGACGGGGTGGTCGAGGCGATCGAGTCGGCCTGA